One stretch of Archocentrus centrarchus isolate MPI-CPG fArcCen1 chromosome 5, fArcCen1, whole genome shotgun sequence DNA includes these proteins:
- the wdr77 gene encoding methylosome protein WDR77 codes for MNSAVDTSMMKDNRWNIPPNAPACMERHLCSAQYRADGTLLLGASSLTGRSWQGSVWIYSDPEQAPSEGFCKAGVQTETGVTDAKWVSEKGIIVGSDSGALELWELAEDERLLVNRFTKHDHDNIVTTVSPMVGASTAVTGSMDCRIKVWDLSQETVVTTYSVHTQPVSCVACSPTDESLFLSCSEDGRVLLWDRRKPNKPASRIDVESPSCSPTSLAWHPHHRSTIAFGDELGTVTVKDFLGSEPTRVENVHRRRVNGLAFSTHSTSLLASVSDDCSVAVMDSELREMLRDRRHQDYVKGVSWLHNGSSTLTTVGWDHLVLHHTVRPVDGAPSSSS; via the exons ATGAATAGTGCAGTGGACACCAGCATGATGAAGGATAACCGGTGGAACATACCCCCCAATGCTCCAGCATGCATGGAGAGGCACTTGTGCTCCGCACAGTACAGAGCAG ACGGCACCCTGCTGCTTGGTGCCTCCAGCCTTACTGGTAGAAGCTGGCAGGGATCTGTTTGGATCTACAGTGACCCCGAGCAGGCCCCCAGTGAGGGGTTCTGCAAAGCTGGTGTGCAGACTGAGACTGGTGTCACAGATGCCAAATGGGTGTCAGAAAAAGGAATTATTGTTGGATCAGATTCAG GTGCGTTGGAGCTCTGGGAACTGGCAGAGGATGAGCGCCTGCTGGTGAATCGCTTTACCAAACACGACCACGACAATATTGTTACTACAGTAAGCCCCATGGTTGGAGCAAGCACTGCAGTCACTGGCAGCATGGACTGCAG AATCAAAGTCTGGGATCTAAGTCAGGAAACAGTTGTCACTACCTACAGTG tgCACACACAGCCAGTCAGTTGTGTTGCCTGCAGTCCTACAGAtgaatctctctttctctcctgtaGTGAA GATGGCCGTGTGTTGTTGTGGGACAGGAGGAAGCCCAACAAACCTGCATCAAGAATAG atgTAGAGTCGCCCAGCTGCTCCCCTACTTCTCTAGCTTGGCACCCCCACCACAGAAGCACCATTGCTTTTG GCGATGAGCTGGGCACAGTGACTGTGAAAGATTTCCTGGGATCGGAGCCAACCCGGGTGGAGAATGTTCACAGACGCAGAGTTAATGGGCTCGCCTTCTCCACACATAG cacCTCCTTGCTAGCCTCTGTCAGTGATGACTGTAGTGTTGCTGTTATGGACTCTGAACTGCGAGAAAT GCTCAGAGACCGGCGGCACCAGGACTATGTCAAAGGTGTGAGCTGGCTTCACAATGGCTCCTCCACCCTCACAACAGTAGGCTGGGATCATCTTGTGCTTCACCACACAGTGCGTCCAGTCGATGGAGCCCCCAGCTCCTCTTCTTAG
- the LOC115780453 gene encoding proline-rich extensin-like protein EPR1, with amino-acid sequence MKKGSLNFLSRKNHSLFDTDVKRNELENVELLLGPTATPESGTASVRARPTVKHHASSSESFQGFAVPTPKVPLLPPVNGPKINGSVGGGQLSNGFVTSVPDLDKEEIFVPPCPSVAPPPPPNVFIPPPPDFLGDLNSLDPATLQPPSMPAPNPPSVEPKEEDLSFLKRPPMAPPKPPSTSSTGSASSIPISSLPTAQVPEHPKFAAPQPPTERRQKTQKTPPPKPIRVSSVSSLDSPPHSPAPPPPVQAPTLSTFNPQHRAKINSTPKTSFYSGLEDREKKSNHLLILEDSGTANSIPVLVQADGNASKVAAPSKPVPNDVQELKKNLQVAQPSESPPPEQKTEAKTETISAEITNPVLPPPQKSPQLEGVEKVNSTPMNLEPIKDKPGRYQSPDQKFSPLLDRKLHSLKGNQTHGARDGHAASPLALLQAAKEREKHRSTHSLSQDSSAKKNDKPSIHPSEKILPETPEYFSPIQHPKTNDAPENSSSHALVNGQVPSTSPALNNIIETPTVSKIAEQRQNAYQSNSQSQSAQPQSNKEISMPLLPPPPEFDDLTKIMELPPSFCPPDPPTKKAPLPPISSLSPGSVQSPLNTTQPSLSPTSSASVLSSPLKTAPAASAPAPPVKTAPAASVPAPPVKTAPAASVPAPPVKTAPAASVSAPPLKTAPAASVPAPPVKTAPAASVPAPPVKTAPAASVSAPPLKTAPAASVPAPPLKTAPAASVPAPPVKTAPAASVPAPPLKTAPAASIPAPPPLNPPPPSAQPKSQIQTKPRADPSQSGRTLEQRHFDLQCILKKKLEEMAPKMSHQKEDAEPPSDEWEASDQLKPSTPNYQHKAGTLDMTELQRKVEKKYQDNSSTKGSISNGPKSKYQHGMTFTVRPGTKNPITYYE; translated from the exons ATGAAGAAGGGGTCGCTGAATTTTCTGAGTCGAAAGAATCACTCTCTTTTCGACACCGATGTCAAAAGGAATGAGCTCG AAAACGTGGAGCTGCTCCTTGGGCCAACCGCAACTCCTGAGTCCGGGACTGCCAGCGTGCGGGCCAGACCTACGGTCAAGCATCATGCT TCCTCATCTGAGAGTTTTCAAGGCTTTGCTGTCCCAACACCTaaagtccccctcctcccccccgTTAATGGTCCAAAGATCAATGGTTCAG ttgGTGGAGGTCAGTTGTCTAATGGCTTCGTTACATCAGTGCCTGACCTTGACAAGGAGGAAATATTTGTTCCCCCTTGTCCTTCTGTAGCACCTCCACCCCCTCCAAATGTTTTTATCCCGCCTCCACCAGACTTCTTGGGTGACCTAAACAGTCTAGACCCAGCAACCCTACAGCCTCCTTCCATGCCTGCACCAAATCCTCCTTCAGTGGAACCAAAAGAAGAGGATTTATCCTTCTTAAAACGACCACCAATGGCTCCGCCAAAGCCTCCATCTACCTCTTCTACTGGCTCTGCATCTTCCATACCCATTTCTAGTCTGCCAACAGCCCAAGTTCCAGAGCATCCAAAATTTGCCGCACCACAGCCCCCTACTGAAAGGCGGCAGAAGACTCAGAAGACACCACCTCCAAAACCCATTAGAGTTTCCTCAGTCTCCAGCCTTGACTCTCCACCACACTCTCCTGCACCACCTCCCCCTGTGCAGGCACCCACATTGTCCACCTTCAATCCCCAACACAGGGCAAAGATTAACAGTACTCCTAAGACCTCATTTTATAGTGGTCTTGAGGATCGTGAGAAAAAATCTAACCACCTGTTAATCCTGGAAGATTCTGGGACTGCTAACTCCATTCCTGTGCTTGTCCAGGCGGATGGAAATGCTTCTAAAGTAGCTGCACCATCTAAACCAGTTCCCAATGATGTACAGGAGCTGAAAAAGAACTTGCAAGTTGCCCAACCTTCTGAATCACCCCCACCTGAGCAAAAAACTGAGGCTAAAACAGAGACAATTTCTGCAGAAATAACCAACCCAGTACTGCCACCACCTCAGAAGTCTCCACAGCTTGAGGGAGTTGAGAAAGTGAACAGTACTCCGATGAATTTAGAGCCCATCAAAGACAAACCTGGACGATACCAAAGTCCAGACCAGAAATTCAGCCCGTTATTGGATCGTAAACTACACAGCCTGAAAGGAAATCAAACCCATGGAGCACGAGATGGACATGCAGCTTCTCCGCTGGCTCTTCTACAGGCAgctaaagaaagagagaaacacagatcGACTCACTCTCTGTCACAGGATAGCAGTGCAAAGAAGAATGACAAGCCAAGTATTCACCCAAGTGAAAAAATACTACCAGAGACTCCAGAGTATTTCAGTCCAATACAACATCCAAAAACAAATGATGCTCCAGAAAATTCAAGCAGTCATGCACTAGTCAATGGCCAGGTACCATCTACCAGTCCAGCTCTCAACAACATCATAGAAACCCCAACTGTTAGCAAAATAGCTGAGCAGAGACAAAATGCATATCAAAGCAACTCACAGTCCCAGTCTGCACAGCCTCAGAGCAATAAAGAGATCAGCATGCCGTTACTCCCTCCACCACCAGAGTTTGATGATTTAACCAAGATTATGGAGctgcctccttccttctgtcCACCTGACCCTCCCACAAAAAAGGCACCTCTACCACCTATAAGCTCTCTTTCTCCTGGCTCAGTTCAGTCTCCTTTAAATACAACACAACCCTCTTTAAGTCCTACCTCTTCAGCTTCAGTTCTATCCTCTCCTCTGAAGACGgcacctgcagcttcagctccagctcctcctgtgaAGACGGCACCTGCAGCTTCAGTTCCAGCTCCTCCTGTGAAGACGGCACCTGCAGCTTCAGTTCCAGCTCCTCCTGTGAAGACGGcacctgcagcttcagtttcAGCTCCTCCTCTGAAGACAGCACCTGCAGCTTCAGTTCCAGCTCCTCCTGTGAAGACGGCACCTGCAGCTTCAGTTCCAGCTCCTCCTGTGAAGACGGcacctgcagcttcagtttcAGCTCCTCCTCTGAAGACAGCACCTGCAGCTTCAGttccagctcctcctctgaAGACAGCACCTGCAGCTTCAGTTCCAGCTCCTCCTGTGAAGACGGCGCCTGCAGCTTCAGTTCCAGCTCCCCCTCTGAAGACGGCACCTGCAGCTTCAATTCCAGCTCCCCCTCCTTTAAACCCACCACCACCCAGTGCTCAACCAAAGTCACAAATCCAGACAAAACCCAGGGCAGACCCAAGTCAGTCAGGACGTACTCTTGAACAAAGACATTTTGATCTCCAGTGCATCTTAAAAAAGAAGCTGGAGGAAATGGCCCCTAAAATGTCTCACCAAAAGGAAGATGCAGAGCCCCCTTCCGATGAATGGGAAGCCAGCGACCAACTCAAACCATCAACACCCAACTATCAGCACAAAGCAGGAACCCTGGACATGACGGAGTTGCAGcgcaaagtggaaaaaaaatatcaggatAACTCATCAACAAAAGGTTCCATCAG CAATGGACCAAAGTCTAAATATCAACATGGTATGACCTTCACAGTTCGACCTGGAACCAAAAATCCTATTACTTATTATGAGTAG